One window of Watersipora subatra chromosome 3, tzWatSuba1.1, whole genome shotgun sequence genomic DNA carries:
- the LOC137392130 gene encoding uncharacterized protein isoform X3, producing MEKGCVVKQQKRSDVIQILTVVIAISALVVSVYSQISYQLLKQDVDHLTSRLDQLEKNGIQVSMMSPTDMEHALQKRSAEDEGVSDGILSQLSPGQLSYLRGPPGRDGRDGRDGRDCEESDLAGLKMRVGKLVNQTKSVVERPSARPSEELLQEFNQTIAHGLLSLLQSNNRKLDEIEQQLQTDEKRRGPSSVVDIQPASGGGSSYIRWGRKSCGNSSELLYTGLAAGQSHDQEGGSSVYTCLPSVPEYNSYLASNTGNYIYGAEYETGSNIFPSRMQNQNVPCSRCYLPSRSTTIMIPAKRTCPSSWNKEYEGYLMSGHYNHKRAYNYVCMDKEPEALTGSHANTDGALFYFVQGSCSLLGYCPPYIQDAELACVVCSK from the exons ATGGAAAAAGGCTGCGTAGTCAAGCAACAGAAGCGAAGTGATGTCATCCAGATATTGACTGTTGTTATAGCAATATCTGCTCTGGTTGTCTCTGTCTACTCTCAAATAAGTTACCAGTTGTTAAAGCAGGATGTTGATCATTTAACCAGTAGACTAGATCAGCTAGAAAAAAATGGAATACAG GTGTCAATGATGTCTCCAACTGATATGGAACATGCCTTACAAAAAAGATCAGCAGAAGACGAGGGAGTCAGTGATGGCATACTAAGTCAATTATCACCAG GACAACTTTCATACTTAAGAGGACCTCCAGGAAGAGATGGTAGGGACGGTAGAGATGGTAGAGATTGTGAAGAGTCAGATCTGGCTGGACTGAAAATGAGGGTTGGAAAATTGGTAAACCAGACCAAGTCAGTTGTAGAGCGACCATCTGCCAGGCCCTCTG aAGAACTCCTACAAGAGTTTAACCAAACAATTGCTCATGGGTTGCTGAGCCTCCTCCAAAGCAACAACAGAAAGTTGGATGAAATTGAGCAACAACTGCAAACAGATGAGAAGAGAAGAGGACCCTCTTCAGTGG TTGATATACAACCAGCTTCTGGAGGAGGAAGTTCGTACATTAGATGGGGCAGGAAATCATGTGGTAACTCTTCAGAGCTCCTGTACACAG GTCTTGCAGCAGGGCAAAGCCATGATCAAGAAGGAGGCTCATCTGTTTACACATGTCTTCCTTCAGTGCCAGAGTATAACTCATATTTAGCTAGCAACACTGGTAATTACATATATGGAGCTGAGTATGAGACCGGCTCTAATATATTTCCCAGTCGTATGCAAAACCAAAATGTACCCTGTTCCAGATGCTACCTTCCTAGCAGATCTACAACTATTATGATACCTGCTAAAAGAACTTGCCCATCATCTTGGAATAAG GAGTACGAAGGATATCTGATGTCAGGACACTACAACCACAAAAGAGCATAtaactatgtatgtatggaCAAAGAACCAGAAGCCTTAACTGGATCACATGCTAATACAGATGGAgcgttgttttattttgttcaaggAAGCTGCAGCCTCCTTGGATACTGCCCACCTTATATTCAGGATGCAGAATTAGCTTGTGTTGTCTGCTCTAAATAG
- the LOC137390471 gene encoding uncharacterized protein, translating to MSPTDLEHAIQKRSAEDEDVSDGVLSQLSPGQLPYLRGPPGRDGRDGRDGRDCEELDLTDLRKKVEKLVNQTKSVVERPPGKHSDNEELLQEFNQTIAHGLLSLLQSNNRKLEELEEQLQADEETSELSSAADIQPAAGGGSSYIRWGRKSCDNSSELLYSGLAAGQYYGHEGGSSVYTCLPSEPEYNSYLAGDQGNYIYGAEYQTSSNIFPSRMQDQNVPCSRCYLPSRSTTIMIPAKRTCPSSWNKEYEGYLMSGHYNHKRAYNYVCMDKEPEALTGLHANTDGALFYFVQGSCTRLGSCPPYIEGAELTCVVCSK from the exons ATGTCTCCAACTGATCTAGAACATGCCATACAGAAAAGATCAGCAGAAGATGAGGATGTCAGTGATGGTGTACTAAGTCAATTATCCCCAG GACAACTGCCATACTTAAGAGGACCTCCTGGAAGAGATGGTAGGGATGGTAGAGATGGTAGAGATTGTGAAGAGTTAGATCTGACCGACCTGAGAAAGAAAGTTGAAAAATTGGTAAACCAGACCAAATCTGTTGTAGAACGACCACCTGGAAAACACTCTGATAATG AAGAACTCCTACAAGAGTTTAACCAAACAATTGCTCATGGATTGCTGAGTCTCCTCCAAAGTAACAACAGAAAGTTGGAAGAACTTGAAGAACAACTGCAAGCAGATGAGGAGACTAGCGAACTCTCCTCAGCTG CTGATATACAACCAGCTGCTGGAGGAGGAAGTTCATACATTAGATGGGGCAGGAAATCATGTGACAACTCTTCAGAGCTCCTCTACTCAG GTCTAGCAGCTGGGCAATACTATGGCCATGAAGGAGGGTCATCTGTCTATACATGTCTTCCATCAGAGCCAGAGTATAACTCATATTTAGCTGGTGACCAGGGTAATTACATATATGGAGCAGAGTACCAGACCAGCTCTAATATATTCCCTAGCCGTATGCAAGACCAAAATGTACCCTGTTCCAGGTGCTACCTTCCTAGCAGGTCTACAACTATTATGATTCCTGCTAAAAGAACTTGTCCATCATCTTGGAATAAG GAGTACGAAGGATATCTGATGTCAGGACACTACAACCACAAAAGAGCATATAACTATGTCTGTATGGACAAAGAACCAGAAGCTTTAACTGGACTACATGCCAACACAGATGGAGCGTTGTTCTACTTTGTTCAAGGAAGCTGCACCCGACTTGGATCCTGCCCACCTTACATAGAAGGAGCAGAACTAACTTGTGTTGTTTGTTCTAAATAG
- the LOC137390469 gene encoding piggyBac transposable element-derived protein 3-like produces the protein MRKQCLAIVSEEHSSVDEMMCGDGTRTDLGQRGDVVAKLTSALPKHQNYKVNAENLFTSIPFLRKLADDGIYYTGTVRQNRLPGISIAKETDPRKKGCGSYDYQVNEERSIAAARWYDNRGVTMLSTAACLDPIQTIKRWDKKQKKE, from the exons ATGAGGAAGCAGTGTCTAGCAATTGTCTCAGAAGAGCATTCATCAGTTGATGAAATGATGT GCGGCGATGGAACTCGAACAGACTTAGGTCAGAGAGGAGATGTCGTTGCAAAGCTCACATCAGCTTTACCAAAACATCAAAATTATAAAGTGAATGCTGAAAATCTTTTTACTAGTATACCTTTTCTAAGAAAACTTGCAGATGATGGAATATACTACACTGGTACTGTCAGACAAAACAGGCTTCCAGGAATCAGCATAGCCAAGGAAACAGATCCAAGAAAGAAGGGTTGTGGTTCATATGATTACCAAGTAAATGAAGAGAGAAGCATTGCTGCAGCTAGATGGTATGACAACCGAGGTGTGACAATGTTGTCCACAGCTGCTTGCTTAGATCCAATACAAACAATCAAAAGATGGGACAAGAAGCAGAAGAAAGAGTAG
- the LOC137392130 gene encoding uncharacterized protein isoform X1: MEKGCVVKQQKRSDVIQILTVVIAISALVVSVYSQISYQLLKQDVDHLTSRLDQLEKNGIQVSMMSPTDMEHALQKRSAEDEGVSDGILSQLSPGQLSYLRGPPGRDGRDGRDGRDCEESDLAGLKMRVGKLVNQTKSVVERPSARPSGNEELLQEFNQTIAHGLLSLLQSNNRKLDEIEQQLQTDEKRRGPSSVVDIQPASGGGSSYIRWGRKSCGNSSELLYTGLAAGQSHDQEGGSSVYTCLPSVPEYNSYLASNTGNYIYGAEYETGSNIFPSRMQNQNVPCSRCYLPSRSTTIMIPAKRTCPSSWNKEYEGYLMSGHYNHKRAYNYVCMDKEPEALTGSHANTDGALFYFVQGSCSLLGYCPPYIQDAELACVVCSK; this comes from the exons ATGGAAAAAGGCTGCGTAGTCAAGCAACAGAAGCGAAGTGATGTCATCCAGATATTGACTGTTGTTATAGCAATATCTGCTCTGGTTGTCTCTGTCTACTCTCAAATAAGTTACCAGTTGTTAAAGCAGGATGTTGATCATTTAACCAGTAGACTAGATCAGCTAGAAAAAAATGGAATACAG GTGTCAATGATGTCTCCAACTGATATGGAACATGCCTTACAAAAAAGATCAGCAGAAGACGAGGGAGTCAGTGATGGCATACTAAGTCAATTATCACCAG GACAACTTTCATACTTAAGAGGACCTCCAGGAAGAGATGGTAGGGACGGTAGAGATGGTAGAGATTGTGAAGAGTCAGATCTGGCTGGACTGAAAATGAGGGTTGGAAAATTGGTAAACCAGACCAAGTCAGTTGTAGAGCGACCATCTGCCAGGCCCTCTGGTAATG aAGAACTCCTACAAGAGTTTAACCAAACAATTGCTCATGGGTTGCTGAGCCTCCTCCAAAGCAACAACAGAAAGTTGGATGAAATTGAGCAACAACTGCAAACAGATGAGAAGAGAAGAGGACCCTCTTCAGTGG TTGATATACAACCAGCTTCTGGAGGAGGAAGTTCGTACATTAGATGGGGCAGGAAATCATGTGGTAACTCTTCAGAGCTCCTGTACACAG GTCTTGCAGCAGGGCAAAGCCATGATCAAGAAGGAGGCTCATCTGTTTACACATGTCTTCCTTCAGTGCCAGAGTATAACTCATATTTAGCTAGCAACACTGGTAATTACATATATGGAGCTGAGTATGAGACCGGCTCTAATATATTTCCCAGTCGTATGCAAAACCAAAATGTACCCTGTTCCAGATGCTACCTTCCTAGCAGATCTACAACTATTATGATACCTGCTAAAAGAACTTGCCCATCATCTTGGAATAAG GAGTACGAAGGATATCTGATGTCAGGACACTACAACCACAAAAGAGCATAtaactatgtatgtatggaCAAAGAACCAGAAGCCTTAACTGGATCACATGCTAATACAGATGGAgcgttgttttattttgttcaaggAAGCTGCAGCCTCCTTGGATACTGCCCACCTTATATTCAGGATGCAGAATTAGCTTGTGTTGTCTGCTCTAAATAG